One window from the genome of Terriglobia bacterium encodes:
- a CDS encoding acyl-CoA dehydrogenase family protein: MHHFSEEQRSIQALARTIAEDKVRPVRQAYDEGCVFPWDVVREMAKVDLFRVFIPAEYDGLVESGHGIVNMCIVTEEISKVCAGIALAFAGTGLGAFPILLFGSEDQKRRYLPEIAAGRKLAAFGLTEPGAGSDAGAIKTTARREGDHYVLNGTKIFITNGGEADIYTVVALTNPDKGARGASAFVVEKGTPGFDFGKKESKMGIHASATRELIFDGARVPAENLLAKEGMGFIVAMKTFDTSRPGVAAQALGIAEGAMQEALRYIHQRQQFGKSVLSFQGIQWMLADMATQIEAARALVYQVADLIDQGEGKDIAHLSAMAKVFASDVAMKVTTDAVQIFGGYGYMTEYPVEKMMRDAKITQIYEGTNQIQRNVIGARLMKEAARLSG; encoded by the coding sequence ATGCACCACTTCAGCGAGGAGCAGCGATCGATCCAAGCTCTCGCCCGGACGATCGCGGAGGACAAGGTCCGGCCCGTGCGCCAGGCCTACGACGAGGGGTGCGTATTCCCCTGGGACGTGGTGCGGGAGATGGCCAAGGTCGACCTGTTCCGGGTGTTCATCCCCGCCGAGTACGACGGCCTCGTCGAAAGCGGGCACGGGATCGTCAACATGTGCATCGTGACCGAGGAGATCTCGAAGGTCTGCGCCGGCATCGCGCTGGCGTTCGCGGGAACCGGCCTCGGCGCGTTTCCGATCCTGCTCTTCGGATCGGAGGACCAGAAGCGGCGCTACCTTCCGGAGATCGCCGCGGGGCGGAAGCTCGCCGCCTTCGGTCTCACGGAGCCGGGGGCCGGATCGGACGCGGGAGCGATCAAGACCACGGCGCGTCGCGAGGGGGACCATTACGTCCTGAACGGCACCAAGATCTTCATCACGAACGGCGGCGAGGCGGACATCTACACCGTGGTGGCGCTCACGAACCCGGACAAGGGCGCTCGCGGGGCGTCGGCGTTCGTGGTGGAGAAGGGAACTCCCGGCTTCGACTTCGGCAAGAAGGAAAGCAAGATGGGGATCCACGCCAGCGCCACGAGGGAGCTGATCTTCGACGGCGCGCGGGTCCCGGCGGAGAACCTCCTCGCGAAGGAGGGGATGGGGTTCATCGTCGCGATGAAGACGTTCGACACCTCGCGCCCCGGCGTGGCCGCGCAGGCCCTCGGGATCGCGGAGGGGGCCATGCAAGAGGCGCTCCGGTACATCCACCAGCGCCAGCAGTTCGGCAAGAGCGTGCTGTCCTTCCAGGGAATCCAGTGGATGCTCGCCGACATGGCGACGCAGATCGAGGCCGCGCGCGCGCTCGTCTACCAGGTCGCGGACCTGATCGACCAGGGCGAGGGAAAGGACATCGCCCATCTCTCGGCGATGGCGAAGGTGTTCGCGTCCGACGTCGCCATGAAGGTGACCACCGACGCGGTCCAGATCTTCGGCGGGTACGGGTACATGACCGAATACCCGGTCGAGAAGATGATGCGGGACGCCAAGATCACCCAGATTTACGAGGGGACCAACCAGATCCAGCGCAACGTCATCGGCGCCCGTCTGATGAAGGAGGCGGCTCGGCTCTCCGGCTAG
- a CDS encoding DedA family protein has protein sequence MDFLARLVDFVLHIDVHLDQIVRSYGAWTHLILFAIVFCETGLVVTPILPGDSLLFAVGAFSARGSLDLMAALAVLSLAAIAGDTVNYWIGHFAGPRVFHRTDVRFLNPKHLERTHAFYEKYGGKTIILARFVPIIRTFAPFVAGIGAMSYGRFLLYNVVGGIAWILLFVLGGYFFGNIPVVRRNFTLVIMAIIVISIVPAVIEFVRQRRQARG, from the coding sequence TTGGATTTCCTCGCGCGGCTCGTCGACTTCGTCCTGCACATCGACGTCCACCTGGACCAGATCGTCCGGTCCTACGGCGCCTGGACGCACCTCATCCTCTTCGCGATCGTCTTCTGCGAGACCGGTCTCGTGGTGACTCCCATCCTGCCGGGCGACTCGCTCCTGTTCGCGGTGGGGGCCTTCTCGGCGCGCGGGTCCCTCGACCTTATGGCCGCGCTCGCCGTGCTGTCGCTGGCCGCGATCGCTGGGGACACGGTCAACTACTGGATCGGCCATTTCGCGGGGCCCCGCGTCTTCCACCGCACGGACGTGCGGTTCCTGAACCCCAAGCATCTGGAGCGGACGCACGCGTTCTACGAGAAGTACGGCGGCAAGACCATCATCCTCGCCCGGTTCGTCCCGATCATCCGCACGTTCGCCCCGTTCGTCGCCGGAATCGGAGCGATGTCGTACGGGCGCTTCCTGCTCTACAACGTGGTCGGCGGAATCGCCTGGATCCTCCTCTTCGTGCTCGGAGGGTACTTCTTCGGGAACATCCCTGTCGTCCGCCGCAACTTCACGCTGGTCATCATGGCGATCATCGTGATCTCCATCGTGCCCGCGGTGATCGAGTTCGTGCGGCAGCGGCGGCAGGCGCGCGGCTGA